In Nitrospirota bacterium, one DNA window encodes the following:
- a CDS encoding F0F1 ATP synthase subunit epsilon: MENKLKLEIVTPHGLIYSEEVDEVTANGSEGEFCVLPGHAPYVTTLKIGMLIAKTAKESKYFFVNWGYAEIGADKVLVLADSAEISEEIDVERAKAAMKRAEERLKKCEECDFHRAEASLERAATRIQIAQMRIPK, from the coding sequence GTGGAAAACAAATTAAAATTAGAGATAGTCACACCTCACGGCCTGATATACAGCGAAGAGGTGGATGAGGTTACCGCTAACGGAAGCGAGGGAGAATTCTGCGTGCTTCCGGGGCATGCGCCTTATGTGACAACGCTAAAGATAGGTATGCTCATAGCAAAAACAGCCAAAGAATCCAAGTATTTTTTCGTTAACTGGGGATATGCAGAGATAGGCGCTGATAAAGTTCTTGTTCTTGCTGACAGTGCAGAGATATCAGAAGAGATAGACGTTGAGAGGGCCAAGGCTGCGATGAAGAGGGCTGAGGAAAGGCTGAAAAAGTGCGAGGAGTGCGATTTTCACCGCGCTGAGGCATCGCTTGAAAGAGCAGCCACAAGGATACAGATCGCCCAGATGCGGATTCCTAAGTAG
- the atpD gene encoding F0F1 ATP synthase subunit beta encodes MSNIGKVSQVIGAVVDVEFEGKMPEILNAVTVEQKGDASKGIPDIKITLEVASHLGDNKARTVAMSATDGLVRGTPVVDTGQPITVPVGKAVLGRILNVIGEGVDKLGPVISEHRLPIHRPAPEFSEQEPTTQVFETGVKVFDLLVPFVRGGKMGMFGGAGVGKTVVIMEMIHNIAMKHGGVSVFAGVGERTREGNDLYGEMKHSGVLEKVALIYGQMNEPPGARARVALTALTCAEYFRDEGQDVLIFIDNIFRYTLAGAELSALLGRMPSAVGYQPTLGTDMGILQERITTTKKGAITSMQAIYVPADDLTDPAVATAFTHLDGTVVLSRQISELGIYPAVDPLDSTSRILDPKVIGEEHYAVARSVQKILQRYKELQDIIAILGMEELSEDDKLIVSRARKMQRFLSQPFHVAEVFTGRPGKYVKVADTIRSFKAIVDGKYDDVPEQAFYMTGTIEEVEENAKKLGWSRQV; translated from the coding sequence ATGAGCAATATTGGAAAAGTATCACAGGTTATAGGCGCAGTTGTTGATGTTGAATTCGAAGGCAAGATGCCTGAAATATTGAATGCGGTAACAGTGGAGCAGAAAGGGGATGCCTCAAAGGGGATACCTGATATCAAGATAACACTGGAAGTAGCATCACATCTTGGCGACAACAAGGCCAGAACGGTTGCAATGTCAGCAACAGACGGGCTTGTAAGAGGAACGCCTGTAGTTGACACAGGCCAGCCTATCACTGTTCCTGTTGGAAAGGCAGTGCTTGGAAGAATACTTAATGTCATAGGCGAAGGTGTTGATAAACTCGGCCCCGTAATTTCTGAACATAGATTGCCGATTCACAGGCCGGCTCCGGAGTTTAGTGAGCAGGAACCGACCACACAGGTCTTTGAAACGGGGGTTAAGGTTTTTGACCTCCTTGTCCCATTCGTCAGAGGCGGTAAGATGGGAATGTTCGGCGGCGCAGGTGTCGGCAAGACAGTTGTTATCATGGAGATGATTCATAACATTGCCATGAAGCATGGCGGAGTTTCAGTATTTGCGGGTGTCGGTGAAAGGACCAGAGAAGGGAATGACCTTTACGGTGAGATGAAGCATTCAGGCGTTCTCGAAAAAGTCGCCCTAATTTACGGACAGATGAACGAGCCGCCCGGAGCAAGGGCCAGGGTTGCGCTGACAGCCCTTACATGCGCAGAGTACTTCAGGGATGAGGGGCAGGACGTTCTAATATTCATAGACAACATATTCAGATATACGCTTGCCGGCGCAGAGCTTTCAGCTCTCCTTGGAAGAATGCCTTCTGCTGTCGGATACCAGCCGACACTCGGAACCGACATGGGAATTTTGCAGGAGAGGATTACAACAACAAAGAAAGGCGCGATCACTTCAATGCAGGCAATCTATGTTCCTGCTGATGACCTTACAGACCCTGCTGTTGCTACAGCATTCACGCACCTTGACGGGACAGTCGTTCTCTCAAGGCAGATATCGGAGCTCGGGATCTATCCTGCAGTTGACCCTCTGGATTCCACATCAAGAATTCTTGATCCAAAGGTTATAGGGGAAGAGCACTATGCGGTTGCAAGGAGTGTTCAGAAGATACTCCAGAGATATAAAGAGCTTCAGGATATTATCGCAATCTTGGGTATGGAAGAGCTTTCAGAGGATGACAAACTGATAGTATCAAGGGCAAGAAAGATGCAGAGATTTTTAAGCCAGCCGTTCCATGTTGCAGAGGTGTTTACAGGGAGACCCGGTAAATACGTTAAGGTTGCAGACACAATCAGGAGCTTCAAGGCTATTGTAGATGGGAAATATGATGATGTTCCTGAACAGGCTTTCTATATGACAGGGACTATTGAAGAGGTTGAGGAAAACGCAAAGAAGCTTGGTTGGTCGAGACAGGTGTAA
- the atpG gene encoding ATP synthase F1 subunit gamma encodes MPTLRDIKRRIKAVHSTSKITKAMKMVAASKFRKAQQRMFELRPYADRMSAVLSSLAGGAESEIHPLLAVRPRKNVDIIVLTSDRGLCGAFNSNILRAASKHISNLKKEGFEVTVSAIGRKAVDYFKRRNVPLKKSWTGISGRISYVNAQEIAADIIESYTNEATDEIILAYNEFKSVAAQKVVVTRLLPLASIEATAETLPVFNFIYEPSKEDIFNNLLPKNVEIQIFRALLESQASEEAARMSAMENATKAANDMINSLTLQFNKARQASITKELMDIVGGVEALKG; translated from the coding sequence ATGCCTACACTTAGAGATATAAAACGCAGAATAAAGGCTGTTCATAGCACCAGCAAGATAACGAAGGCTATGAAGATGGTTGCTGCTTCCAAATTCAGGAAGGCGCAGCAGAGGATGTTTGAGCTGAGGCCGTATGCCGACAGGATGAGCGCTGTACTTTCAAGCCTTGCAGGCGGTGCGGAGAGCGAGATACATCCGCTCCTTGCGGTAAGGCCCCGGAAGAATGTGGATATCATTGTTCTTACAAGCGACAGGGGGCTCTGCGGCGCTTTTAATTCTAATATACTGAGAGCTGCTTCAAAACATATATCGAATCTGAAGAAAGAGGGATTTGAAGTTACTGTAAGCGCTATTGGAAGAAAGGCGGTCGACTATTTCAAGAGGAGAAATGTCCCTCTGAAAAAAAGCTGGACAGGCATTTCAGGGAGAATTTCATATGTGAATGCCCAGGAAATAGCAGCGGATATTATTGAGAGCTATACAAATGAGGCCACCGATGAAATCATTCTTGCATACAATGAGTTTAAATCAGTTGCTGCGCAAAAGGTTGTTGTCACAAGGCTTCTCCCCTTGGCGTCAATAGAGGCAACTGCGGAAACACTGCCGGTTTTTAATTTCATATATGAGCCTTCAAAGGAAGATATATTCAATAATCTGCTTCCTAAGAATGTTGAGATACAGATATTCAGGGCCTTGCTTGAATCACAGGCCTCGGAAGAGGCTGCAAGGATGTCTGCAATGGAGAATGCGACAAAGGCTGCCAATGATATGATAAACAGCCTGACTCTCCAGTTTAATAAGGCAAGACAGGCGTCAATTACCAAGGAACTTATGGATATAGTCGGCGGCGTTGAGGCGCTAAAGGGATAA